CTTGGCTGCACCACGGGGGCAATACCCAGAGCCAGAAAATAGCCTGGACCACGGCGGTGATGACCTGGCTCCATTCccttccctctcacctccaggaATTTGCTCGCTGGTTGCTGGCActtctcctccatctcctggaCGAAGGTGTCCAGGCGAGAGATCTCCTTCGTCAGGCTGGTGATGTTTTCTTCCTGCGTTTTCTCGATGTCCCTCTCCAGGTCCCCCAGCTGAGCCAGCAGATGACGGGCATGGTCCTCCAGGAAGAGGCGCAACCCTTCAAATTTAGAGAAAACCCTCTGCCGCTCGGCTTCGGTCTTCTCCTGCGAGGAGGGGacacaggaaggaaagaggaggatggagaaggatgcAGCCAAGTCCCACGCGTGCCAGTGACCGCACTCCTAGGAAGCGTCAGTGTCTCGAGTATCCCGTACCCTTTATATATGCAAGTTTTATATCCTTCCCCATAGAAACTTTTACCAAATACTCCCAGCTTCTCCTCATTTCAGCCTCTCGAAACCCCAGGAGTTTGTCTCTGTCTTCCTTCAGGGCTTGCAGATGAGCCTGGATTTGTccctgagggaagaaaaaaaaaaaaaaaataaagaccccATGTCTCTAGAGATGAaatcagcctaaaaaaaaaaaaatactgcagggagggacggaggggatTGCGCTGTGGTCAACTCCAGAGCTTCTCCTCATGTCCCTCTTGGCCCAGAAGGATCCTGAGCTCAAGACCTGGGCATGGAAATAAGTGACACATGGCAGAAAAAGCCTTCTGCACCAGTCTTTGCCCGCGCTGGATCCTTCCTCTGAGCTGATTTAACTCCCTGACGCAGCaagaaaatatctccttttttaTTGACCGATGTTCCTGACGGTTTAGAGAGCATCTTGGCGTCAGATGATGTCCGGTAAGAATCAGAGCTGGACAAAAGCTTGAATTTTTCAGCGGGGAAGAGGGCATGAAAACCTCACCCCGCAGGTTCTTAGCTGAGAACTGAGACAGCAGAAGCACCGATGCATGGTCTACACCGTCATTTTGAAACGGGCCGGTGGGGCCATGGGGGAAGAGCGGAGGCAAACTACGGGAGGGGGGACAATGTTTTGGCCCCCAGCCTACAGCCCTGGGCGGGTGGCGAGATGTTTCACAGCCTGATGGGAACGTGCTGCGAGGGGAACATCAAGCCCCGATGGCGCTGGTCTGGCTCCCGGCGGATGCCTagatggaaaatgggaaaaaaaaaaaagccccttttaCCTTGTATTCCTGGACAGCATCCCGCACGGGAAGCATCGTGTGAGACCGGTGGGCTCGGGACTCCCGGCAGATCACGCAGATGAAGGCTCCGTCGTCTTTGCAGAAGACTTTCAGAGGCTCCCGGTGCCTCTcgcatccttcctcctccaccatcTCCCCTCTGGCCGCCTGCAAACTCAACCGCTTGGCTACTTCCAGCACCCGCGCCAGCTCTCGGCTGGGCCGGAGGTTCCTCTCTGGTGCCGTCTCCCGGCACTGCGGGCAGGAGAAACTGGCCGTGGACCACTCCCAGCAGCGGGTGATGCACGCCCGGCAGAAATTGTGACCGCAGTGGATGGAGACGGGGTCTCGGAAATActccaggcagatggggcaggaGGCTTCGCTGGGGAGCTCTGCGGTGGGGCTCGGTGCGGCCATGGGACCTCCGGTACAAGCTGCGAGTCGGCGGCGGCCgctttcattttcctcccagCAAGAGAAAGGCGTTTCCCCTTCCTGCCAcccccagggtgggcagagccagagctgagcctgggtgggaagggagagacGGGATGGTGGCCAAAGTCCTCCCGGTTGCATCCCCTGGGGTGGTCCCCATTCCCAAAACGGCTGGTGCCCACGGTCCATATGGGTTTCCTGGTACCCACAgcctggcagggaggaaggatggggatCGGGAGCTCCTCCACATCCTGGAAGGGGGCTGAGCATGGGAGCAAAGAGGGTTTGAAGAGCAGGGTTGGCATGGAAAAGATGGGGAAGAGCATCCATGGAAAAGGTGAGGCTGAAGAAGGCTGGGGGAGGAGGCCGCGTATCGCAgggagggtgaaggaggaggaacGAAGGCAGAAGCGGGGGCTGAGGGGCACCCACATGGAGCGGGAGGTGGGTCGCAGGATGGGGAGAGGGTCTTGCCCTCCTCTTGGTGGCAAATCGATGCTGCCGGCTGGCGCGGGGCCAGCGTCAGCACGGCAAACGTTGCCCAAGGTGTGGGGGGAAAGCAGAAGAGGGAGGCAGGAACCCCATCTAAACTCCTGGAAATTTCCCAGGCCCTGGGGAATTTTGCagccacctcccccccacccccccaccccccaccccccccgccaaatCCTCCCTCCGGCTCGGGGCGTTAAACCGCTCCCACCTTCCGCATTGCAAATGAGGATCAATTCCCAAGGAATTAGCGTGGCATTTCTCCAGGCACTGGTAGACGCCAGCACCCCAGGGATCCCATTTCCAGCACAAAAGGGGCTGGATGCCCCAGCCAAGAGCCATCCCATCCCCTCGCTCCCTGCTGGGAAGAGCATCATTTAGTCCTAACATCCCTCTGGGAAAGTCTTGGCTGCAccaaggggccggggggggggggggctttgaaCCTCTTTAGCATTTGAACCAACCCCTCGGTAGCTTTGGCCATCGCCATCCTGCCCCCTCCACCTCCGCACGCTCCGGCACCAACCCAGGCTGAAAACCAGTAATTCCTTTCCCAACAGACCTAGTTTTCAACCCAAAGAGTTCCCTCGCCTGGGCGATCCCCCGAGAGCGAGATCTGCAGGGAAAAGCTCCCCTTCCCCCGGCCCGTGTTTGGATTTAACCCCGAAACggtgggagaagggagcaggaacaGGCAGGAGCAAAACCAGGCAGTACGGAAAAACCAGGAGAAAACCGAGGCAGGGTGGTTTGCGCCTGACGGGTGACTGTCATCGTCCCCAGCCCCGTACCTGGGCCTCGAAGCAATTAAGCAGAATCCCACAGAAAACCTTCGattactcattttctttctccccctcccgcctcccaAAACAGAGCCTCCGGCTCCCTCTTGAGACCACACGCCGTCACCGTCCCTGTCGGGCTCTTTCGGCGAGGAGCATCGTCATCTTTAACCTGTCCCACACCCCACCCAGTTCACTGCGTGGACAGCTGTAAGGCAAGGCTTtaatcgtaaaaaaaaaaaaaaaggcaaaaaaaagcagcaaacccaCCTTTAGGAGCTGAGCCAGGTCACCCACAAAGTCAAATCAAGTTTTCGGTGAGATTCACCTCAAGGTTTAGGTTTGATGTCGAGGGAGACGGGCCCACCGGGGTGCCCCACGGTCGCCTTCTCGATGGCTTGTTGCTATTGAAGATCAAGTTCTGCGTCGCCTAGACTCGGCAAGGGATGCGCCGCCCTTTTCTCAGTCTCTCCCTTGGCTCACCCATATTTTCTCCATCCCAGGAGAGGGGAGCACCAAAAATGAGTTTTCCCAGGGGGTAAAAATTCTCTTACCAACGGCACTGGAGGAACGAATCACGAAGGGATGGCTCGGTGGAGTCCTCAGCCACGAACAGATGCTCCTCCAAAACAGCTCGTGAAAGGACCATAGCCCAGGAGCGAGCTTAAATAGAGCCCTTGGGCCGTGGGCAGGGGTCAGGGGGTCCCAGGTGGGGCTTCTGAGGGCCGTTAATGCTCCTTAGTGCCCCAAGGACTCGGCAAAATCAACGGAGATTTCTGGGTTTGGAGATGCTTCAGGCCCAAAAGAATCACAGCGGAGAGCAAAGCCGCTGCAGGCAGTCGCTGGGAGATTATTCTGATTAGGTGACTCATGTAGGTAATTGGGGAGGAAAAGTGGCTTTTGGTGCTGGAGCGGAGGGGACGATGCCGCCAGCACTGGTGGGACACCAGGAGGAAGaagaacaggagagaaagcaatgTCCCAAACGCAAAAGTCGAAGTCAAGCAGCCCCTTGAGGTGCACCCGTCCCAACACCAGTTTCTCCGCACTCATTCCCCACTAAATCAACCCTTGAGCCCGGATCAACACCCAGAAAAAAAGGTGCCTCGAGTATGAAACCGTAGCACAAGTTTCAGTCTGAGTGTTCGTGGGCGCCGGGCTCTGCACCGGAAAATCTTCACCCCCGAAAACACTCGCAAACAAATAACAGCGGCCGTGTTATTTACTGATATTCTCAGAAAATGCGTCACTTCGTCACCCGGCCTCAGCCCAATGCAAATAAGCCCCTTTTGCTTCAACACGTGAAGCGcttcagagcaggagctgccctTCCACCTGCCACAGGCCCATGGGATTGAGCGatttcggtttggttttttttgcctaagAGGAAGAAGAACGACATTTTTGGCCCTCCAGGAGAGCCgcggagggatggagagggggacgTTTACTGCTTTGCTGTTACTGAGCCCGATTTGGGACGACAAATGGGAAGCCCTCTCCAGGGACATGGTTCAGCGGTGGTTTCGTCAGCGtgaggtcgatggttggactcgacggccttcaaggtcccttccaacccagattCTGCGAtgctattccatgattctacgaggTCTTGGGGGATCTGGGGGCTCGTTGCTGCAGACGGAGGCAAGGGGTTTTGTGGGGAAACAAGGGTTTCCGAGGCTTTAATAAAAAACGATGCACAAAAAGGCCAGGGGCAGGCTGACGGGGTGAGAGCACAGTCGTGCAGGCAGGCACCCAACTGACCGCTCAAGGTCGGCGCAGCGGGAGCAAAGTGACgttgggaagggaaaagcagccaTGGGAGATTTCCATTGCTGGAAGGTCATTCCCGAAACGtcaccttttttcctccctccctcccccccacaaaaaacccacgGTGGCCGAGGGCTGAAGGAAGCTCCTCGGTGGGATCGCGGGTGAAGGGGAAGCGCTTTCCGAGCAGATCGAGGGAGGGGTATGGCCGGTCGCAGCGTCGTTTCATTTACAGGGTGGACGAAAATCCCCTCCCTTCCTCAGCCGCGCGcaaactgggaagaaaaggaaaattaaaggcaAGAGGGTGAGTGGTGATCGGCCGCCCTTTGACCCCGGGCTCAGCCCCCCAGCCGTGAAGGCAACGGCCTCCTGTTTAAAAGCAGAATCGAAAGCAACGATAAAAGTATTTATAGCCGCATGCACGCGCGCAGAAACGCGGATGCTGGGCAGGGCGGCGGTTAGGTACGATAATTAACGAAGAGCCGAAACGAGCAGCGAGGAACGCGTCTCGGTGCTTTGGCTTGAAGAAGGGGGGTTTACCCACGGCTGGGGACTTGCTGGAGCTCTATTCCCACGGCCGGTCCCttcaattaataaattaaaaccgTATTGATTAATGAGCAGCGAGAGCAGGCTGGTttctgggggctggggaggttcgTGGCTACCTCTCAGGTTGCCcgggaattttctttttttttttttttgggggggaggagggttgATACGGGAGCTGCAGGTGTGTCTTTAACAAGTTAGGGAGTTACGAAGGATGTTTATTTCCTGTTTAATCACTTTTCAACCCGACCGCTTTTCCCCCGGGGGAAaactctcccttcccctctgcaaacCCCTCGGCGCGAGGTTTTTGCTCGGTCGcaacggggagaaaaaaaaaacaaaaccaaaaacccaaacccccaaacttgCTCTCACCTCCCTCAGGGCCCCGAAACAcctgcaggaaaaagaagaagaaaaaaaaaaaaaaaaaaaaaaaaggggagcagccAACGGGCAAGACCAGCCGGGGCGGAAAACGAAAGCCGCCCCGTCATCATCCTCGCTGCCGAGaccatggcagcagcagagagcccCGCCGAAAGCTTCCGTGATGAAGCCTCCTGCCCCGTCTGCCTGGGCTTCTTCCAAGACCCCGTCTCCATCCACTGCGGCCACAACTTCTGCCGGGCGTGCATCACCCGCTGCTGGGAGGAAGCCCAGGAGAATTTCGCCTGCCCCCGGTGCAAAGAGACGGCCCCGCAGAGAAACCTGAGACCCAACCGGGAGCTGGCAAAGATCATCGAGATCGCCAAGCGGCTGAGCTTGCAGGCGGCCagaggaggggccgggggggaaaaGCTGTGCGAGAAGCACCGGGAAGCTCTGAAACTCTTCTGCGAGGAGGACCAGACCCCCATCTGCCTGGTGTGCAGAGAGTCCCAGGCCCACCGGCTCCACGCCGTGGTCCCCATCGAGGAGGCTGCGGAGGAGCACAAGGTGGGACGTCTCTGCGCGGTGTGGggatgagggaggaggaggagacaacCGGGTTGGGGAGCTTGGCGATATCTGGATTTCtactcctttttccccctttcttacgTTGCCAGCCACCCCAACTGTCTTCATGACGGTGTCCTCATATAAATCGTGCTGGGAAGGAGCCCAGGAGATGATCTAACTCAACCTCCTGCTGAAGAGCAGGGTCAACTACGGTGTCTCGGAcgttttggggtgcaggagatGCTGCGTGTAGATGTACCCGGCAGAATCTGGTCTTACGGCGCTGGTGTGCAAGGCAGGGGTTGGGTTTTCCAGCACGTCCACGGTCTCTGGGCTCCGGTTTCGTTGTGTACACATGTGTGCGCGAAAACTGATTTTGctgaaagtgggaagaaaaattcGCTCTCACCGCAGACGTGTGGTCTAGCCCCCGGTTTCAACCCACAAGGGCGATGGGGGACACGATCTCCACACCTCTGTGGCATAAACTGGCTTGAATGTCCCATCCAGGCTTTGAAGTTGCgaccaaaagcagcaaaactgagcaAACAGCCCAAACTTTATAAGTTTTGGGGCAGCCCTGAGCACCGGCTGAACCTGAACAGATGCCACCAGGGTCTCCTCAGGCATTTAGAGCTCCTTGTCGGCTAATTTGGTCCTTTGCCTGAGTCTTTTCCGATCCATGCCATGAATTTCACCCTGGCTGTTGGAGAAAGCGACCCGTTCTGGTTGCCCTGCTCTCCACGAAATCAGAGTTTATGAATTCCCGGAGCCAGACTATTGTGTGATTAAGCAGGGAAGAATCTGGGTTTGTAGGAGATCAACCTGGATATGGGGGGATGAGGGTAGTGGGATGGaccagctggaggaggaaaaggcaccGACGAGATGTTTCTTCGCCGCCCAGGAGAAATTCCAGGCTCACGTGCAGATcctgaaggagaggagagaaaaactgCTGGGGCTGAAAGTGGCCGAGGAAGGGAAAAGCCTGGACTTCCTCGTAAGTGCCTGTCCCTGGGTGGCCATggctttctccctttcctttcgGTTGCCCCTCTGGCCCTGGTGGTGGAGGTGGAGACACGAGCTCCACCATCCCTTGCACGGGCTTGGGAATGTCCTCTCCATCGGTCTGGGCGGCGATGACACCCCTTCCCCGGGGCTGAttaatttccccccccctcctgctCCTTGTTTGTCTCAGCAGGCTGGGAACACGTGTTGGATTTGGCCAGGTTGTTCTTGACCACCTTCTTCCTCACAAGCGGGACGCCTTCCCAGATTCCCCCTGTAAATAAACGGGAATCACCCAATTGCTTCTTTCTTGCCCCATTTCCCCTTTCCCCGACCTCTTTTGGTGACGCAACGgtttatggtttggttttgtatctTCCCTTGTGGTCCAAAGGTGTGGAGCATTTCGGGTACAAAGATTACAGTCCATGGGAAATGCCCTTTGCCGGCAACTTCAGCCTAGAAGCGGCAAAACTAAATATTGTCTTAATTAttcctctgctctgccacaggcGCTGGAATTTATGGCTGTGTTATAAGTCATCTTAAATCATCTCCGTCGCAATTTTTCTCCGCCGtttctgcccccagccccgcctcTCCCTCGTGCGCGTTGGTTCTCGTTGCAGGAAAGGGTTGAAGCGGAGAGGCAGAAGGTTGTGTCTGAAGTCAAGGAGCTGTGCCAGTTCCTGGAGGGACAGGAACGTCTCCTTTTGGACCGGCTGGCAAAGCTGGACCAGGAAATCACGAGGAGACAGGAGGAGAACATCAACAGGCTCTTGGAGGAGATCTCCTCCATCGGCGAGCAGATCCGTGAGCTGGAGGAGAAGTGTCAGCAGCCAGCGTGTGAATTCCTGCAGGTGAGAACCCAGGCCCCTCtgaaggggagatttagatgagatatttggaagaaattctttcctgtgagggtggtgagaccctggcccaggttgcccagagaagttacgGATGCTccaaccctggaggtgttcaaggccaggttggacgaggctttgagcaacctggtctggtggaaggtgtcccttctcatggaactggatggtctttatggtcccttccaacccaacccagtCTATGATGGCCTTCATTTCACCTCGCCGACTGGTGaggatctagtggaaggtgtccctgcccacggcagggggcttggaactagacgatctttaagatcccttccaacccaaaccaccttGTGATTCTATGAAGACTGTTGGCCTTGAACACCACTGGTTCCACCTGGTTGTACGTGTCTACATCCAAAATAATTGTCCAAGGCCCTTCATACGCAGCCGAGAAACAACAGGCGCTCCTTTCGTCTCTAGGTAGTCATCCAAACCCATCACCTGAGCCCGCCCTGCGGGCGCAGCTTAACCCCTGATTTCAAACATGCAAATCCGCTGGTGTGCATCAGCAGTAATTACGCCCTTACCGGAAGTGTAGGGATGTGAAAGGTGGTGGGTGATGGCAGAAAATTACAACGAGCTGCTCGTTAAGTGATGTTGCCGTGACCCCACCTAACTCCCCAGCAGATCAGTGCAGGCGGATCAGTAGTATGGGACTATTAAGGACTATTAAGGGACTATTAAGGACGACTAAGGGTTGGACGGGGGTTTGAGCAatgtggtctggtgggaggtgtccctgcccgtggtggggaggttggaatgagatgatcttggaggtcccttcccaacctaaaccattctatggttctatgaggACTCATTTTAGACCCCTAACTTAGACGGAGCGGTGCCTTGAGTTGCCCGGggtcaccccccagccccgcggtaGCTGCTTGTTGGTCACTATcaggctggctttgctctgaCCTAATgctccttctctcctctttcccttgtAGGACAGCAGAAACATCTTGAGCAGGTTTGCGGCTCCTTTTTAGACGTTCTTGCGATGTTTATCTCTACGGTGGAGACACTGATGGACTCCAAAAGCCACTTATGATGCCCGTATGATAGGGATTATATAGACCTATAGGAGAAAACCAGGGCACCGCAAAAGGTCCAAGTAGGATTCTGAAGACCAGGGAAAGGTATCAGACGGGATGATGGgacctccagctctgctgcagcttcaCCTCGATAATTAATCCAAAACTGTTCCTGGAGGTCTGGGCCTTGACTCCCTGCCTTTGTGAGCTCatcaaaaatagcaaaaatattgGATGTTTAAACACTAAAGGAGTCCATCCAGGTGGAGGTATGAACTTCCACGCCCATGACAGACCTCTCCGTGTCCTCTTTGGACATGGATCGAGAAGGTGGGTTATTGGAAACACAAAAGCAGGCAAGGAAAAgcgtattttgggtttttttcccctgcatttacCTTGATGTTGGTTATGATAGAACCATCCTTCACCACCCATGGTGACCATCCACCAGCCTTTACCAGGAAAACCATCCATTCTCTTTGGGAACGAAGTAGATACATGCTTTGGGTCGTCAAACACTTCTCTGGGAGCTCATTAATGACTTGTCATAGGGCCAAGCCTTCACTCTAGTCCTTATTTCTTGATAAGAAATCCTGGTTGAGAATCGGTCAGTGCGTAATGACAATTCTGAGTGAAGGAAGTATTATTAGAAAGgtcttccttcttcccaggctcgaGAAGGACggtgcccaggagccagcagagacGTCGCCTGAGCTGGGAGAGAAACCCACCGGTCTTCCTGCGAAAAATGTTGCCCTCAAGGAGATGCTGATGAAATATCGAGGTAGAGAGaaagcggggaggagggggctcaAGGTCGTGGTGGGTTTGTCTCAGCAGATCTAAGGAAGGAGATCTCAGGTAGGTAGGAGAAGTCCTGGTGGAGATGGAGAGATGCTTCCACCGCGCCCTACAGAGCTGTAGCCACGTTAGCATAGCAAGATGCAATTATCCTCGTTGATTACACGAGAGAGGGGGAATTTGCCTCCTGGCAGAGCTCGGGGAACGCGGTAAGCGTAGGGGTGCTGTGGGACCTCACGTAGGGTCAGCGTCACCTTTGGAAACCACCTCTCTGAACGGGACCAAAggcaaaaaatagaaatatttccactTGGGaacttaaaaaaggaaagtcatGGGACACCTGAGGTTTTCTTTCTGGTGGCCTGGAGACTCCCAGCAGAAATATCTACACTTCAAAGCC
This DNA window, taken from Chroicocephalus ridibundus chromosome 28, bChrRid1.1, whole genome shotgun sequence, encodes the following:
- the LOC134507880 gene encoding E3 ubiquitin-protein ligase TRIM7-like encodes the protein MQPGGLWPPSRLSLPTQAQLWLCPPWGWQEGETPFSCWEENESGRRRLAACTGGPMAAPSPTAELPSEASCPICLEYFRDPVSIHCGHNFCRACITRCWEWSTASFSCPQCRETAPERNLRPSRELARVLEVAKRLSLQAARGEMVEEEGCERHREPLKVFCKDDGAFICVICRESRAHRSHTMLPVRDAVQEYKGQIQAHLQALKEDRDKLLGFREAEMRRSWEYLEKTEAERQRVFSKFEGLRLFLEDHARHLLAQLGDLERDIEKTQEENITSLTKEISRLDTFVQEMEEKCQQPASKFLEDIRGTLSRFEKENFQQPQLLLPELEKKIGHFREKNSALEETLRSFQDILMFELPEKMQVTLDPSTAHPQLIVSEDGRSVRWEDVQQDPSAEGFGTDPCVLGCEGITSGRCCWEVEVTPKGSWAVGVARESLKRREETAGSPEMELWSMGLCGDQFWALTSLERIPLYQIQVPRRVRVALDYEKGHVAFFDADKRALIFTFPAASFKGERVHPWFLVWSEGSRITLCP
- the LOC134507805 gene encoding LOW QUALITY PROTEIN: E3 ubiquitin-protein ligase TRIM39-like (The sequence of the model RefSeq protein was modified relative to this genomic sequence to represent the inferred CDS: deleted 2 bases in 1 codon), with amino-acid sequence MFISCLITFQPDRFSPGGKLSLPLCKPLGARFLLGRNGEKKKTKPKTQTPKLALTSLRAPKHLQEKEEKKKKKKKKGSSQRARPAGAENESRPVIILAAETMAAAESPAESFRDEASCPVCLGFFQDPVSIHCGHNFCRACITRCWEEAQENFACPRCKETAPQRNLRPNRELAKIIEIAKRLSLQAARGGAGGEKLCEKHREALKLFCEEDQTPICLVCRESQAHRLHAVVPIEEAAEEHKEKFQAHVQILKERREKLLGLKVAEEGKSLDFLERVEAERQKVVSEVKELCQFLEGQERLLLDRLAKLDQEITRRQEENINRLLEEISSIGEQIRELEEKCQQPACEFLQDSRNILSRLEKDGAQEPAETSPELGEKPTGLPAKNVALKEMLMKYRVSLTLDPETAHPRLVLSEDGKRVRWEDTRQPLPDNPKRFDSSRCVLGCQGFTGGRHYWEVEVGDGEAWAVGVAKESVRRKGRISVNPKVGIWAVGQCGSQYQALTSPTVPISLLAAPKVIGIYLDYEAGRVAFFDSNNEAPIFTYPPASFAGEQILPLLCLGRGCQFTLSP